TATCAACCAACTGTTTCTATTTAagtgtattttatattgtaatgctagtaataataatgataataataaattacctTACCAAACAAGAAATAACATTATAATAAGGGTATTGGAAATCATTTCAAGGtctcaaaaattatataatgaaAATGTAGTTTATTTGATGTGGTGCAATGacttaaaataaattgaaaaaaatgaacgtcTGTATGAGCTGGGATTGATGGTCCACAATTTGTGTGCTAAAAACTGCTGCTAAGCTACCGCCTCCTCTACTcgctacaatttttataattttaaatgcaACATATAATGGAAGTAGACACACATTGTACAGCAAGCAGTTGCATAGCAGTAGTTAGTGACCCTTCTTTTTATGCTGATATTCATGATGAGGTAACACTTGTCTTACTTGTACTTAGATTATCAAATTATCCAGTCACACACTCGAGTATATGTTATATTCTTGCTGCAGATTGTTATCAGTATTGTTCcttttgtcttttcttttcttccactTTTGTTTTGGAGGGCGTGATCTTTATCTTCTCctataaatttttcgttccacattaatttcttgttttcttaaCATCTTCAGTATGCTGCTTAAAACAGAAACAgtaggaaagaaaaactatgaaaaaaaaaagtaactactgacatgaattaaatttttcaacgaaattgcCAAATAGTCCGAAAGCTCAAGTCACAgcataattgaaataaaattagaccaataacaatattcaaaattcaatatgaaAGATTGCAACGAAatataaaagtttcaaaatatctAGCAATGGTAAGTCGTTGTTTGTATTTAGACACCAGTATTTAAAATGGGTCGAGTTCTTTTCCTCTGTGTTTTGTCTTAGTTTTATACAATCTTTATGTACAACAAGTTAAAAATTGGACCATATCTGGACTACCTCCAGGACCATGTGGGCAATATCCGCTGCCAAAGCCAATATAACTTCTCAACTGGCTGTATGGGATTGGTATGCGGAATCGGAAGGACAGGTTCTTCGGAGTACGAGTTAAGATCTGCGTAGAGaaggatatttttcaatacaggagggaaagagggaaaaaaggaTAGATTAGAGAtgtaatgtttttttgttgcagTAATATAATGGTCTTATCACAGAACATGTATGGCATTAATATTCGACATCATTAATGTAATGGTATAaggtatttttatatttaagtTGGCGATACTATCTAGCTAGTAGGAGGATCGGGAAGCCAGTAtagcagtagtagtagtagtagtggtggtagtagtagtagtagtagtggtggtagtagtagtagtagtagtagtagtagtagtatagtagtagtagtagtagtagtagtagtagtagtagtagtagtagtagcagTAATAGTAGTTGTaacagtagtagtagtagtagtagtgttGTATAGTGTtgtagcagtagcagtagcagtagcagtgGTAGTGTTAGTATAGTATCAGTATCAGTACATACTATACAGAATGATCATCGTCTCTGGTTGCCCATAATTCAGTTCATTTCACCacacaattttcatcaatttgacaattatattaattagTTACACAAAACGATTAATATTTCATCATACTATAATTGACTaaactttatttatacaatgtgtgtgtttctttttctaatttattatcattactttttgttaaataatttttataactttattttttttttatctccactTATTATCGCTAATAACGTTTAACCATTTCAAAATGCAATTTGcaacattttacttttttcccttttGTTTGGTTTTCGTTCTTCTGAATGCGTAACTCATACCTGCATACACATTAATTTCCAGCATCGTGTACGCGTGAGCAAAACATGCGAAAAATGATAGACACCTTttcgcgttttctttttttatacgtttttcttcatttcttaattatttatataatcaaCACAAAATTCTCATAAATTATGGACAACCCTAAAATTTAATACACTTaattaactttttatttttttaatcaacaaaaattgttcgttcttttttttttcttgtctacCATTTGTATAATACGTTTTATAGACGATGAGGGAACAAAAATCCCAAACTGTGTCACAGCTTGGGAGGGTGGGTATCTgcagacaaaaaaatatacaaaaatacaggaggggaggggagggtaAGGGTCACAGATTTGCATGTACAGCAAGTTATCAGAAATCATATTGATAATTAATAGTTAATagttatacataattatattgagagaaagagatcaTAAAAAACACTAACTAGAATCATTTCTCCATTGATGgaagaattttcacatttttataattataaatcacTATAGGTAATAAACAAAGTATCTAACCCCACATCGGGGGTAACGTTTGATCCGTTGACAAAGgaacaaaatttatacttaGTCGTCTGGCTGACGTCTatcacaacttttttttatttattaattcaatttttttgctttcatcaattatttatattttttcctcattatATACTTCGTTTCGTGCCAACACACAAGTATTTTAACGTCCTGGTCCATCGGTTAAAGTCTATTCACTACAAATCTGTTACATCGTACGCCAAAATCAATGTTTCTATCAAAACTGTATTTGCCAACACACGACGATCTGATATCAACGAGGTTGACAAAGGAGAAAATTAGAACACACGCGATATCTTCATTATTCCTTTACAATATACTATTCATCTCTTCATCCTTCCTCGTCACCAAATGGACAAAATATACACTTTGCTGCATGAAAGTTATCAACAAATCCTCAATTGGGTGGGTTTTTCTTtaattgttgtttgtttttatgtttttatgGTGAGCAAGCGACGAGTGGCTACCAGTCACAATATCTCTACCACGGACAGCACTCACTGAACACAAGAGTCTGGTTTGGTGGAATGCGCCTTAGCCATATTGTATCGCTTGAAACTGGCATCTGGCTCATCTGTACGATGTTTATGTTATGTCAGCTCATCGATGTGACAAGTTAGTCATTAGCTATTTCCAGATTCAGTATCTGGACTCTGGACCAGGTGGTGGTGACAGTGGTGGGGAACGCACTAGGAAACATTGACTTTATCATTCACCACTAATCTTATCTTCTgtcctttctttttcatcactgTACACAGAGTCAAGAGGGATGTAATAGAGGAGGGGGCGACGTCGTCGTTATCCCCGGGGCTAAGGGCGTCTGCTTTCAGCTTTGCTTCATTCGTTTCCTAGGCGGACCGATTGGTGGGATCTGTTGGGTCGCTAGAGCACGGAAAGCTTCTGCTATGAGGTGTGGATGAGAGTGAATCATTGATTTCCATCCTGCCGTATCCATCACGTCTGTTGCATGTCTGTAACATCGCGCAATAAAAAGGCTTAATAAAACTTGGATTAACAGAAACCtgcatataatacatatataaatgatGTTTCCGTGAAATCGGATAAACCCACCCTATTGGTGAAAGTTTAAAAGAATACCCGCAGTAATTGACCAACAGTGTTGCCAGTAGTTTATAAAATaccttgagtttttttttttttatatcaaatcCATTTCATACagtttgatgaattcttaatAGCACACAATTAATAACATATAATAAACATACTATAAACTTAATAACATACAatgaattcatttatttctttcatgaCTCTATGAATCCTTCTTTCTCAACCTGACATGTGGATTTTTGATCGCATAATACCTACTAGTTAAACAAAGTTAAATAACTGTAAGAAAGACATCTGAATACTTAGTTCTAATGTAATATGATTCCTTCACGGTCAAACAATTTATGCCGAGTCAACTCCATTCCGTTTGAACTGAATTTCATTGACATTAAATTATTAGGCGAATGTATAATCCTAATACTATATAATCATGTGTGACAAACACCTGTTATAAATCGAGTGTTGAATCTTAATTTGTGTTAACGTATAAatctaatataaaatatttgtttaacaTTTTACGTTGgcatatttatttcttttctttatttgcgATTGGAAATAATGTTATCGGTTAGTGTTAATGCCAGTAAAATAAGGTATgacaaatgaataattatgaaCCAGATGAACCTTCGTAATGCTCAAGAAATTACGTTTTCATTGATATTCCGATAAACAAGCCATGTGTCGAATAGTTTGACGATAAATAAGTACAAGAATTATCATTTGTTTGAATATGTAATGGTAACTTACGTGTTAATAAAATCTATGGCTTGGGCTTTGAGTTGATCAGCGCTATGAAGATCAGCAAGGATAAGAATATCCGCCGCATTCTCAATAGCTAAACTTGTACATAGCGCCTCTTCGCACATTACTTTGAGCCTTTCAAGTGCATATTTATCTGCAGCTGCGAGTAAATCATCAgccattttttctaaatttgccGCTTTCCCCGTGTATATAAAGCGTAACATTTCTCTCAAGACTTCGTGATCAACATCCGTTATATCGACtctgttttgttttcgttCCTCCATTTCATGCTCAAACATTGCCGAAAATACAGGACTTCGAGCtgtaatatgaaaacaaagattcCTGATTAATACCTTCGCTATCAGAGTGCGAAATATGTGTGCAAATATAGTCGTGCCATTTTAGCTCTATCGCACATAAGTGCAGGGCACCTtcaccagcaaaaaaaaaaaacatgtttatacTATAAGGATTTAGTAAAATTCGTCAAgtaaactcaaaaaactgttTGCTCCAGCACTGAAGACTAACGTAATGAATTCTAAAAGATGAGCTCATTCAAAACCTTCGATTTCCTACACAGTGAGATGTTAAACTTCCTACTTTACTGACTTATCtatttatatttgtataaattcaAGGCTAAGTCGATTCACAAGTTTTTtgtaaatgaataaacgaCTGACATACGATTCGTAGTTAGATCATCAACGCAAGAATCAGTCTGtatgatttcaaataatatcaaGAGATTTCAAAGcaatgtaatattttcaaatgatttcttgTATTCGAAGTAGACTATTAATAATCATTCAAGGTAGATAATTTAATTTGTTGtttcagcatttttttacatttatctaGAACGTaccagaaaaaagaaaatttaatgaaacaaTCGTCAACTCACCAGCAAGTATCGCTTTATGTGCCTGGAATTCTCTACCGCAAACGGTAAGAGTAACATCactgaatttttggttttcaaaTAGTAGTCCAAGATCGTCGGGTAACCGGCACTCGGGAACTTTGAATTGTATCGTATTACTCTGTCCAGAGATGTTTACGCTATCAGCAACGACACTTACCTAGTTGGTGGGTTTTATAAATTGATTATAGAACTAATTAGCTCATTCTTccattatatataaattttgataatatattaaataaatgtgACAATAAACATACAAAGGTATATACCTCACAGAATATCGTGAGTTTGTCATCGGGCAAAAGTCCATTTGCTTCATCTAGTAGGAAATCTCttcgtatgaattttttgaacccCCAGTCCTTTCCTTGCACAAACCTATAGGCTCGCTGGCTCTCTGCGagatgaaacagaaaaaaagggtttcaaattattatttcaatattatttaatgaattattaGTAGCGAGTGAATCACTTTCCATCTCAAGGAAAAGCAATTTAGTTCAAAATTCCAGTCGTCTGCTTTTTCTGCAGACATTAGTATTCACATTGTATCCGCCAAATACTTCAACGATAACACTCTTTAAAAAAtagcttttgaaaaaatgtacttTTACTCACCCATAGCTTTGGTTTCTTCCCTTTTGGCATtaagaatagaaaatttgaactttgctctgacttcagatttgttGCACGAGACGAGCAGTAGATATAAAGAGAGGTAGTCTTTACTTTCCTCGTCCAAACCCTTAGGATTCACTCTCAGGCACCTGTAACCAAACGATTCGATGAATAACCAACTCCTTGTAtcacacaaaaataaaattctgccAAAAATACtcctaaaattattttattgtatcATGTGCTAGGAAGATTATATAGTCTccaatattgaaatttaacgaaaatAGAACATGTTTAGTGTAAAAAGGGAAGGTTTTCTCACCATTTAAGTTTGTCGTTTGCCCCTGCCGAGAAAGTAGACGACTTGAGGACTTCACCCATTTCCTCTCGGCAGAAGCTGAAGTTGTTTATTGTCCACATGTAGCTGAACTTGACCACCTTCACCTGTGCACACAAGACCTTCAAATGCGACACCACGTCAGAATCTATCCGGTGGACACTGTCCTATACTATACTTAAGCTATAATAAGTATGAGTCGTAGTCATGTTACATTTACAtgtacaataacaataactggaatatattgtataatgtgTCGAGGTGTTGCAAACgtatcgttaatttttcagcacttttcttTCTAATGATGATCGTACATTGAAATTCGTTAGCGTAATTATTACAATGATTATTGCTAAAGTGAAAATTCTTTGCAAATAgtttataagaaatttttccagtgaaaattattgaagagAACAAGGTCGCATCGAAGCTTGGACCAATACGATGTCTGGTAAATATTTGAGAAGAAATAACAGctttttcgaattattgttttcttttattttatgaattgtcctcgaaaatttgtataatattgttgatttttttttttttttttttgtccctcGACAAATACCGCAACACCTGTTCACATTAAAAACATACACGAAACAACATCAAGAACAAGAGAATTTTAAAGAGTGTCTCGGTAGTTGGAATTTTGGCATAAAAAAGAAGTGAGTTGGAAAtcgtcaataatttttcatcattttcgtgctgtatatatatatataaaaaaaaaaaaaaaaaaaaaaaaatttccttcaaaCTTGCCAAATTCCAACATCGAGTCACACGCATTATGAATACTTTACATGTATTCATGACTGATAATATAAGTATTCATTTTAGTAATACCGTGCGATTAttatgaatgcgataataagaaggagaaggaaaacACGTTGcgtaattgtaaataaaattttaatgaaaaaagaagaatagaaCGAgcttgaatgatgaaaaacatgGAAAGGAAAGGGATGGAGCGTCACGGTGTACCATTTGTACGATGGCATAACGGCTTCTACAAGGCAGAACATAACACCTTCTGTTTGTCAAAACCCACCCACGTATAGCATTCCAGTGGAAATTACGTACATCACACCTCGGTC
This portion of the Diprion similis isolate iyDipSimi1 chromosome 7, iyDipSimi1.1, whole genome shotgun sequence genome encodes:
- the LOC124408374 gene encoding protein roadkill isoform X3, translating into MALARIPVVSDCAPQTSRVTSNLHSSSSMAVSRVPSPPPPEVNTPVAENWCYTQVKVVKFSYMWTINNFSFCREEMGEVLKSSTFSAGANDKLKWCLRVNPKGLDEESKDYLSLYLLLVSCNKSEVRAKFKFSILNAKREETKAMESQRAYRFVQGKDWGFKKFIRRDFLLDEANGLLPDDKLTIFCEVYTFVSVVADSVNISGQSNTIQFKVPECRLPDDLGLLFENQKFSDVTLTVCGREFQAHKAILAARSPVFSAMFEHEMEERKQNRVDITDVDHEVLREMLRFIYTGKAANLEKMADDLLAAADKYALERLKVMCEEALCTSLAIENAADILILADLHSADQLKAQAIDFINTHATDVMDTAGWKSMIHSHPHLIAEAFRALATQQIPPIGPPRKRMKQS
- the LOC124408374 gene encoding protein roadkill isoform X4 codes for the protein MALARIPVVSDCAPQTSRVTSNLHSSSSMAVSRVPSPPPPEVNTPVAENWCYTQVKVVKFSYMWTINNFSFCREEMGEVLKSSTFSAGANDKLKWCLRVNPKGLDEESKDYLSLYLLLVSCNKSEVRAKFKFSILNAKREETKAMESQRAYRFVQGKDWGFKKFIRRDFLLDEANGLLPDDKLTIFCEVSVVADSVNISGQSNTIQFKVPECRLPDDLGLLFENQKFSDVTLTVCGREFQAHKAILAARSPVFSAMFEHEMEERKQNRVDITDVDHEVLREMLRFIYTGKAANLEKMADDLLAAADKYALERLKVMCEEALCTSLAIENAADILILADLHSADQLKAQAIDFINTHATDVMDTAGWKSMIHSHPHLIAEAFRALATQQIPPIGPPRKRMKQS
- the LOC124408374 gene encoding protein roadkill isoform X2, which codes for MALARIPVVSDCAPQTSRVTSNLHSSSSMAVSRVPSPPPPEVNTPVAENWCYTQVLCAQVKVVKFSYMWTINNFSFCREEMGEVLKSSTFSAGANDKLKWCLRVNPKGLDEESKDYLSLYLLLVSCNKSEVRAKFKFSILNAKREETKAMESQRAYRFVQGKDWGFKKFIRRDFLLDEANGLLPDDKLTIFCEVSVVADSVNISGQSNTIQFKVPECRLPDDLGLLFENQKFSDVTLTVCGREFQAHKAILAARSPVFSAMFEHEMEERKQNRVDITDVDHEVLREMLRFIYTGKAANLEKMADDLLAAADKYALERLKVMCEEALCTSLAIENAADILILADLHSADQLKAQAIDFINTHATDVMDTAGWKSMIHSHPHLIAEAFRALATQQIPPIGPPRKRMKQS
- the LOC124408374 gene encoding speckle-type POZ protein isoform X1 → MALARIPVVSDCAPQTSRVTSNLHSSSSMAVSRVPSPPPPEVNTPVAENWCYTQVLCAQVKVVKFSYMWTINNFSFCREEMGEVLKSSTFSAGANDKLKWCLRVNPKGLDEESKDYLSLYLLLVSCNKSEVRAKFKFSILNAKREETKAMESQRAYRFVQGKDWGFKKFIRRDFLLDEANGLLPDDKLTIFCEVYTFVSVVADSVNISGQSNTIQFKVPECRLPDDLGLLFENQKFSDVTLTVCGREFQAHKAILAARSPVFSAMFEHEMEERKQNRVDITDVDHEVLREMLRFIYTGKAANLEKMADDLLAAADKYALERLKVMCEEALCTSLAIENAADILILADLHSADQLKAQAIDFINTHATDVMDTAGWKSMIHSHPHLIAEAFRALATQQIPPIGPPRKRMKQS